The window TGGCTGCAGAAACTTAAGTTTGGCGAAACAATTCGCAGCGACGGACCGCAGAGTCACCAGAGCAAGGCCGGCACGCCTACCATGGGCGGCCTCCTGATTTTGGCCTCGCTTTCGGTGGCCTGTTTTCTCTTTGGCAACTTCCACAACCTGCACTTTCTCAGTCTGTGGGCCGGCGTAACGGCGCTGGGCGCCATCGGCTTTCGCGATGACTACTCCAAGGTTGTGCTGAAAAAGAAAGGCGGCATGAGTGCGCGCATGAAGATGGCGCTGACTCTGGCTGTCGCTCTTGCCTTCTGTTACGCCTACTATCGCATCACGCCGGATATGCCGCAGAATCCGCGCGGCGTAGCTTACAACAATACAGGACTTTTTGTCCCCTTTTTGAACCGGCAGTTGATTGATCTTGGCGTATGGATTGCGTTGCCATTCTGGATCGTAGTGATTGTGGGTAGCTGCCACGCCGTCAATTTGACCGATGGATTGGATGGACTGGCCATCGGCAACGTTTTGATTGTGGCGGTTACGCTGGGCGCATTGACCTATATCACCGGTACGCCGCGCGCCGCAAACTATTTGAAACTGCCGCTGGTTGAAAACGCCCACGAGGTCTCCGTCTTTCTGGCGGCAATGTGCGGCGCCGGCGTTGGCTTTCTGTGGTTTAACGCTGCGCCGGCGCGCGTTTTTATGGGCGATACCGGTTCGCTGGCCCTGGGCGGCGCCATTGGCATGAGCGCCATCATCATCAAGAAGGAAGTTCTGCTGGTTATCATGGGCGGCGTCTTCGTACTCGAGGCGCTCTCTGTGATCCTGCAGGTTGGCAGTTTCAAGCTGCGCGGCAAACGCATCTTTAAGATGGCGCCCCTGCACCACCATTTTGAACTGCTCGGTTGGCCGGAAACGCGCGTTGTGGTGCGCTTCTGGCTGATTGGCGTGATTCTGAACTTGCTGTCGCTATCCACGCTGCGCATTCAATAGACGCGGCGGAGTCTGGTGAGCGCTCCTTATTACAGCGGCCGTCGTGCGCTGGTCAGCGGGGCCGGCGGAGTATCCGGTCAGGCGGCCATGGCCTTGCTTCTGGCTGAGGGCGCGCAGGTTTTTGGCTGCGACCGCAATGCCTCGCTGGCGGCGCCTCCGGAGATATCGGCGCAGCCCGGTTTTGGCGGAATCTTCTCCGATCAATCCTCCGATCTCCTGGATACTCTTCAGATTCAAATAGTTGTTGTATCTCCTGGAATTCCCCTTTCCCAGCCTCTTTTTGCCGAGGCCCGTCGACGCCAGCTGGAGCTGCGCGGTGAAAACGAACTGGGTTTCGAAGCCATCCAGCGTCGTTGGTCAAGCTCTCCGCTTACGATTGCCGTGACCGGCACGGATGGCAAGAGTACGGTCACGGCCTTGCTGGCCCATTTGATTGCGGCGGCCGGCAGGAGCGTCGTCGCCTGCGGCAACTATGGCTTGCCGCTCTCCCAACTGGCGCTACAGCCCTCGGTCGACGCGCTGGTCGTTGAGTGCTCGTCGTTTCAACTGGAGCTCAATGGCATTTTTCATCCTCAGCTGGCTATGTTGCTGAATCTGGCGGAAGATCATCTGGATCGCTATGATGGAATGGATGGCTATCTGGACGCAAAGTTGAATGTGCTTTCGGCCATGCAGCCCGAAGATAACTTCCTGGCGCCGGCCTGGATTCTGGAAAAGGCCGTCGCTCGCTTTGGCGCGCAGGCGGTGCAGATGCAAGCCCTGCTGGAGACGGCGCCAGCGGGCTTCGACTTTCAGGGCCAGCGCCTGCTACAACGCGAAGAGTTCGCGCTTAGCGGCGTGCACAATGCGCTCAACCTGGCCAACGCCCTGGGCGCGATCGAAGCGCTGTCGCGCCGCGGACTGCTCAAAGCGGATGCCGCGGCCCTGCGCGCTGCAGCGCTTTGCTTTCAAGGATTGCCGCATCGAATGCAGCGCGTGGCGGGGCCGGCCTGGGCGGAGTTTATCAATGATAGCAAGGCCACAACGGTGCAGGCCACGCTTGCGGCGCTGGCTTCGTATCCCGGTCGTCCGTTGCATCTGCTGCTGGGCGGCAGGGCCAAGGGCGCTTCTTTTGCGCCGCTTGCCGCAGCCGATCCGCTGGTGCGTTTCTACGCCTACGGCGAAGCCGGCTCACAGATTGCCGCCGCTCTTGGTCTCAGGCGGAGTTTTTCCGGACTGGAATCTGCGTTCGAGGCCGCCTGCCAATCAGCCGAAAATGAAGGTAGCGCTGCGCGTCCGGTCATCTTGCTCTCGCCGGCCTGCGCCTCCTACGATGCCTTCCGCTCCTACTCCGAGCGCGGTCAACGTTTTGAGGCCCTGGTCGCCGCACGCCGTCGCGCCGACCAGAAACAATGAACAGTGAAGTTCAGAACCTTGCGCCGCTGCGTTTCGAACAGCGACTGTTGCACTGGATGAGTCAGGCTGATCCGCGCCGGCGCGATCCATGGCTGGCGCTGTTAGCCATCGCCCTGCCGCTGCTTGGTCTGCTGGCGTTGTACAGCGCTTCTTCGGTGATTGCCGATCGCGCCTTTGGCGATCCGCGCTACTACTTTGAAAAGCAACTGGGCTGGTTTCTGGTTGGCGCCTGTTTTTTTCTGCTGCTGGCATCGCTGCGCCTTGAATTGCTCTATCGCTTTGCGCTGCCGCTGCTGCTGGCCGTGATCGCGCTGCTTGCCTTGGCCTTTGTGCCTGGCATCGGCAAGAGCGTTGCGGGGCAGAGCGAAAGCTTTCACCGCTGGCTGGCCATTGGCCCAATTACACTGCAGCCTTCGGAGCTGGCCAAGATTGCCATACCGGTCTATTATGCCCAGGCCCTGAACCGTCGCGGCGCCCTGCAGCAGGAATACGATCTGCGACGACTGTTTGGACCAACGCTGCTGGTCGGCGCGGCGCTGGCCCTGATTCTGCTGGGGCCGCAGTACGGAACGACGATGTGCATGCTGGCCGCCCTGCTGGCGCTGCTCTATGTTTCTGGATTTCCGATGATGCGTCTGGCGGCCCTGGCGCTTGCGGCCTTGCCTTTACTCTTGCTTTTGCTTGCACTCTGGCAATACCGCCTGGACCGCCTGATGGTCTGGTTTGATCCCTGGAGCCAGCGTCACGCTGGCGGCTACCAGCTGGTTACCTCCTTTCGCGCATTTCAAGACGGCGCCTGGGTCGGCGCGCCTCTGGCCTCTGGCTTTTCACACCGCTATCTGACCTACGGCCATACCGACTTTATCCTGGCGCTCTTTGCCGAAGACTTTGGCTGGCTGGGGCTGATTGTGCTGGCCGGTCTCTACAGCGCCTTTCTCTGGCGAGCGGTGTACTTTGTGCGTCGCCTGCGCGATCCCTTTGCCCTGTTGCTTGGCGCCGGGCTGCTGGCGATGCTATTCCTGCAAATACTTCTGAATATGGCCGTGGTCACCGGACTGACGCCAACCACCGGCGTCAGTCTGCCTTTCTTAAGCTACGGCGGTTCTTCTTTTATTGTAAGCATGGGCCTTGCCGGACTGCTGGTCAACCTGAGCGGACAGGAACAGAGCAGCGATGAGCAAGAGCCCGCAGAATTTATCCAGCTCGACGAAAGCGCCGAAAGGACCTGAGGGCAATCCGGCGCCTTCTATTGTAGTGATTGCCGGCGGGACCGGCGGCCACATCACGCCGGGACTGGCGCTCTGCCACGCACTGCAGGCGGCGGGCGCGCACGTTTCGCTGCTCAGTCTGGAAAAGAATCGCAGCTACGCCGATTTTATTACGGCGCCCTTTGCCATTGACTTCTATCAGGCGCCGCCGCTGCAACTGCGTTCTATCGCAGCGCTGCTGCTGCCGTGGCGTATGCTGCGCGCCCTGTGGCAGGCGCGGCGCATCTTTCGTGAGCGTCAGGCGCAGCTGGCAGTGGGTATGGGCGGCTATTCATCGGCGCCGGCGCTGCTCATGGCGCGCTGGATGGGGCTCAAAACGGCGCTTTGCGAACAAAACGCTGCGCCGGGTCGCGTCACCCGCTGGCTGGCAGGAAGCGCCGGACGACTCTATCTGAATTTTCCGGTGGAGGAACACTGGAAGCTGCCGCAAGAGCGCGCCTTGCGCGCCGGCAATCCGTTGCGCCCGGCGCTTGTCGCAGCGGCGCAAGACAGCCCGCGCGCATCGCAGCAGGCGCGCGCGCTTTCCATTCTCGTGCTTGGCGGCAGCCAGGGCGCCGCTCAACTCAACGAAATGTGCCTGGCTGCAATTGCCAGCTGGCAGGGCCCGGCGCTGCAATGGACCATACAGTGCGGCCAGGCCAATCTGGAAGGCATGCGCGCCGCCTTGCCGCTCGAAAAATATCCCAACGTTGAACTGCTTGGCTATGTCACCGGCATTGAGCAGTACTACCGCAAAGCCGATCTGGCTATCTGCCGCGCCGGCGCCGGCGTGCTGGCCGAGCTTTTGCTCTTTGCTCTGCCTGCTATTCTGATTCCCTATCCCTTTTCCGCCGATGACCATCAGGGCGCCAATGCCCGCTACCTGCGCGATGCCGGGGCCGCGTTGTTACTGGCGCAGCGCAATGCTGATGCGGCAGAGCTTCTTGAAACGCTTGCCGCCCTGGCCGGCGATAGCGCGCGCCGCAAGCGAATGGCCGGGGCCGCGCGGTCCCTGGCCCGGCCGCAGGCGGCCCGGACCATTGCCGTCGATCTTATGGACTACGTAGCAAATCGGAGCGCCGGGCATTGAGTTTGCGCGGGGCGACGGTCTACTTTCTGGGCATCGGCGGATCAGGCATGTCGCCGCTGGCGCGTTTTGCCGCACGCGCCGGCTGTCGGGTCAGCGGCGCCGATCCCGGCATCGGCCCCGAATTGCAGCGAAATCTGGCGCAGGAGGGCATCGCCGCTTTTCGCGACCACGATGCGGCCCGTATTGAGGGAGCGGACATTGTCGTCTACAGCTCGGCCATCGGGCGCGAGCATCCCGATCGAGCGCGCGCCGAGCAGCTGGCAGCCAGCGGCGCATTGCGCCTGATGCACCGCTTTGATTTTTTGAGCGAGACAATGTCCGATGCC of the Leptospirales bacterium genome contains:
- the mraY gene encoding phospho-N-acetylmuramoyl-pentapeptide-transferase, whose amino-acid sequence is MFEWIYTEWYAPSFFRLFGYVSFRGLMAALTAMGFTFLFGNRIIGWLQKLKFGETIRSDGPQSHQSKAGTPTMGGLLILASLSVACFLFGNFHNLHFLSLWAGVTALGAIGFRDDYSKVVLKKKGGMSARMKMALTLAVALAFCYAYYRITPDMPQNPRGVAYNNTGLFVPFLNRQLIDLGVWIALPFWIVVIVGSCHAVNLTDGLDGLAIGNVLIVAVTLGALTYITGTPRAANYLKLPLVENAHEVSVFLAAMCGAGVGFLWFNAAPARVFMGDTGSLALGGAIGMSAIIIKKEVLLVIMGGVFVLEALSVILQVGSFKLRGKRIFKMAPLHHHFELLGWPETRVVVRFWLIGVILNLLSLSTLRIQ
- the murD gene encoding UDP-N-acetylmuramoyl-L-alanine--D-glutamate ligase, which gives rise to MSAPYYSGRRALVSGAGGVSGQAAMALLLAEGAQVFGCDRNASLAAPPEISAQPGFGGIFSDQSSDLLDTLQIQIVVVSPGIPLSQPLFAEARRRQLELRGENELGFEAIQRRWSSSPLTIAVTGTDGKSTVTALLAHLIAAAGRSVVACGNYGLPLSQLALQPSVDALVVECSSFQLELNGIFHPQLAMLLNLAEDHLDRYDGMDGYLDAKLNVLSAMQPEDNFLAPAWILEKAVARFGAQAVQMQALLETAPAGFDFQGQRLLQREEFALSGVHNALNLANALGAIEALSRRGLLKADAAALRAAALCFQGLPHRMQRVAGPAWAEFINDSKATTVQATLAALASYPGRPLHLLLGGRAKGASFAPLAAADPLVRFYAYGEAGSQIAAALGLRRSFSGLESAFEAACQSAENEGSAARPVILLSPACASYDAFRSYSERGQRFEALVAARRRADQKQ
- a CDS encoding FtsW/RodA/SpoVE family cell cycle protein, which encodes MNSEVQNLAPLRFEQRLLHWMSQADPRRRDPWLALLAIALPLLGLLALYSASSVIADRAFGDPRYYFEKQLGWFLVGACFFLLLASLRLELLYRFALPLLLAVIALLALAFVPGIGKSVAGQSESFHRWLAIGPITLQPSELAKIAIPVYYAQALNRRGALQQEYDLRRLFGPTLLVGAALALILLGPQYGTTMCMLAALLALLYVSGFPMMRLAALALAALPLLLLLLALWQYRLDRLMVWFDPWSQRHAGGYQLVTSFRAFQDGAWVGAPLASGFSHRYLTYGHTDFILALFAEDFGWLGLIVLAGLYSAFLWRAVYFVRRLRDPFALLLGAGLLAMLFLQILLNMAVVTGLTPTTGVSLPFLSYGGSSFIVSMGLAGLLVNLSGQEQSSDEQEPAEFIQLDESAERT
- a CDS encoding UDP-N-acetylglucosamine--N-acetylmuramyl-(pentapeptide) pyrophosphoryl-undecaprenol N-acetylglucosamine transferase; this translates as MSKSPQNLSSSTKAPKGPEGNPAPSIVVIAGGTGGHITPGLALCHALQAAGAHVSLLSLEKNRSYADFITAPFAIDFYQAPPLQLRSIAALLLPWRMLRALWQARRIFRERQAQLAVGMGGYSSAPALLMARWMGLKTALCEQNAAPGRVTRWLAGSAGRLYLNFPVEEHWKLPQERALRAGNPLRPALVAAAQDSPRASQQARALSILVLGGSQGAAQLNEMCLAAIASWQGPALQWTIQCGQANLEGMRAALPLEKYPNVELLGYVTGIEQYYRKADLAICRAGAGVLAELLLFALPAILIPYPFSADDHQGANARYLRDAGAALLLAQRNADAAELLETLAALAGDSARRKRMAGAARSLARPQAARTIAVDLMDYVANRSAGH